One Cellulomonas taurus genomic region harbors:
- the nuoK gene encoding NADH-quinone oxidoreductase subunit NuoK, with translation MSLTHYLVLSGILFSIGAATVLLRRNAIIVFMGIELMLNASNLALVTFSRLHGNLTGQVMAFFVMVVAAAEVVVGLAIIVSIFRTRKSASVDDINLLKS, from the coding sequence GTGAGCCTGACCCACTACCTGGTGCTGTCCGGGATCCTGTTCTCGATCGGGGCCGCCACCGTGCTGCTCCGCCGGAACGCGATCATCGTGTTCATGGGCATCGAGCTGATGCTGAACGCCTCGAATCTCGCCCTGGTGACCTTCTCCCGCCTGCACGGGAACCTGACCGGCCAGGTGATGGCCTTCTTCGTCATGGTGGTCGCCGCGGCCGAGGTGGTCGTCGGACTGGCGATCATCGTGTCGATCTTCCGCACCCGGAAGTCGGCCTCGGTCGACGACATCAACCTGTTGAAGAGCTGA
- a CDS encoding NADH-quinone oxidoreductase subunit D — protein sequence MTTQTHATGHLFDAETEGLSTYEATGGDWSDIAEEAARLGEQRIVVNMGPQHPSTHGVLRLMLEIDGETVTEARAGIGYLHTGIEKNMEFRTWTQGVTFCTRMDYLAPLFQETAYCLGTERLLGITDDIPERATQIRVLMMELNRVGSHLVALATGGNELGATTLMTIGFTAREEILRVFELITGLRMNHAYVRPGGVAQDIPAGALDQIREAITGVKRYLRQLEDLMLGQPILKGRLQEVGVLNLASCMALGITGPMLRSTGLPYDVRKAAPYCGYETYDFDVPVSDNADCWDRMVLRIEECYQSMKIVDQVLERLKASTGSPVMVEDKKIAWPAQLALGSDGMGNSLDHIREIMGTSMEALIHHFKLVTEGFRVPAGQVWQTVEHPRGELGVHLISDGGTKPYRAHFRDPSFNNLQAVSMLCEGGQVADVVCAVASIDPVLGGVDR from the coding sequence GTGACGACGCAGACCCACGCCACCGGCCACCTGTTCGACGCGGAGACCGAGGGGCTGTCCACCTACGAGGCGACCGGCGGCGACTGGTCGGACATCGCCGAGGAGGCGGCCCGGCTCGGCGAGCAGCGGATCGTGGTCAACATGGGCCCGCAGCACCCGTCCACCCACGGCGTGCTCCGCCTGATGCTGGAGATCGACGGCGAGACGGTCACCGAGGCCCGGGCGGGCATCGGGTACCTGCACACCGGCATCGAGAAGAACATGGAGTTCCGCACCTGGACCCAGGGCGTGACCTTCTGCACCCGGATGGACTACCTGGCGCCGCTGTTCCAGGAGACCGCGTACTGCCTGGGCACCGAGCGGCTGCTGGGCATCACCGACGACATCCCGGAGCGGGCCACCCAGATCCGGGTGCTGATGATGGAGCTGAACCGGGTGGGCTCCCACCTGGTCGCCCTGGCCACCGGCGGCAACGAGCTGGGCGCCACCACCCTGATGACCATCGGCTTCACCGCCCGCGAGGAGATCCTGCGGGTCTTCGAGCTGATCACCGGGCTGCGGATGAACCACGCGTACGTCCGGCCCGGCGGTGTCGCCCAGGACATCCCCGCCGGTGCGCTGGACCAGATCCGCGAGGCGATCACCGGCGTCAAGCGCTATCTGCGTCAGCTGGAAGACCTGATGCTCGGCCAGCCGATCCTCAAGGGCCGGCTCCAGGAGGTCGGCGTCCTGAACCTGGCCTCCTGCATGGCGCTGGGCATCACCGGCCCGATGCTGCGCTCCACCGGCCTGCCCTACGACGTGCGCAAGGCGGCGCCGTACTGCGGCTACGAGACCTACGACTTCGACGTCCCGGTCTCGGACAACGCCGACTGCTGGGACCGGATGGTCCTGCGGATCGAGGAGTGCTACCAGTCGATGAAGATCGTCGACCAGGTGCTGGAGCGGCTGAAGGCCTCCACCGGCAGTCCGGTGATGGTCGAGGACAAGAAGATCGCCTGGCCCGCGCAGCTCGCCCTCGGGTCGGACGGCATGGGCAACTCGCTGGACCACATCCGGGAGATCATGGGCACCTCGATGGAGGCCCTGATCCACCACTTCAAGCTGGTCACCGAGGGCTTCCGCGTCCCGGCCGGTCAGGTGTGGCAGACGGTCGAGCACCCGCGCGGCGAGCTCGGCGTGCACCTGATCTCCGACGGCGGGACCAAGCCGTACCGGGCGCATTTCCGCGACCCGTCCTTCAACAACCTGCAGGCCGTGTCGATGCTCTGCGAGGGCGGGCAGGTGGCGGACGTCGTCTGCGCCGTCGCCTCCATCGACCCGGTGCTCGGAGGGGTGGACCGATGA
- the nuoH gene encoding NADH-quinone oxidoreductase subunit NuoH: MTATTTGADFSNDVFWVWLLKAVGIIVFLLLSVLIAIWFERRVVGRMQLRPGPNIHGPFGLFQSLGDAMKLLLKEDVTVKAADKVLYIVAPIIAVFCSLLTYAVIPFGPEVNIFGVMTPLQLTDFPVAVLYILACASVGVYGIVLGGWSSNSTYPLLGAVRSTAQVISYELSMGLSLVSVFIVAGSMSTSDIVDSQTQIWWLIPLLPAFVIYVISMVGETNRLPFDLPEAEGELVGGYTTEYSSMKFAWFFLAEYINMLNVSAVATTLFFGGWRAPWPISAINDGMFNTGWWPLLWFVVKVWLFMFLFVWIRGTLLRFRYDQFMKFGWKVLIPAALVWVFCVAIVQGVQQFTDLDVRVWAIGAAIVLLVGVGVTFLIPEKKKPEQPDPSAEPFDAFADGFPVPPLPGQQLPPSPRAARLAAPALVGGDDSTAEEAPRG; the protein is encoded by the coding sequence ATGACTGCCACCACCACCGGTGCCGACTTCAGCAACGACGTGTTCTGGGTCTGGCTGCTCAAGGCGGTCGGGATCATCGTCTTCCTGCTGCTGTCGGTGCTGATCGCGATCTGGTTCGAGCGGCGCGTGGTCGGCCGGATGCAGCTGCGTCCCGGCCCGAACATCCACGGACCCTTCGGCCTGTTCCAGTCCCTCGGCGATGCGATGAAGCTCCTGCTCAAGGAGGACGTCACCGTCAAGGCGGCGGACAAGGTGCTCTACATCGTGGCGCCGATCATCGCGGTGTTCTGCTCGCTGCTGACCTACGCGGTGATCCCGTTCGGGCCGGAGGTGAACATCTTCGGCGTGATGACGCCGTTGCAGCTCACCGACTTCCCGGTCGCGGTGCTCTACATCCTGGCCTGCGCCTCCGTGGGCGTGTACGGCATCGTGCTCGGCGGCTGGTCGTCCAACTCGACCTACCCGCTGCTCGGTGCGGTGCGCTCCACCGCCCAGGTGATCAGCTACGAGCTCTCGATGGGCCTGAGCCTGGTCAGCGTGTTCATCGTCGCCGGGTCGATGTCGACCTCGGACATCGTGGACTCGCAGACCCAGATCTGGTGGCTGATCCCGCTGCTCCCGGCCTTCGTGATCTACGTGATCTCGATGGTGGGCGAGACCAACCGCCTGCCCTTCGACCTGCCGGAGGCCGAGGGCGAGCTGGTCGGCGGCTACACCACCGAGTACTCGTCGATGAAGTTCGCCTGGTTCTTCCTGGCGGAGTACATCAACATGCTGAACGTCTCCGCGGTCGCCACCACGCTGTTCTTCGGCGGCTGGCGGGCACCGTGGCCGATCTCCGCGATCAACGACGGGATGTTCAACACCGGCTGGTGGCCGCTGCTGTGGTTCGTGGTCAAGGTCTGGCTGTTCATGTTCCTGTTCGTCTGGATCCGCGGCACGCTGCTGCGCTTCCGGTACGACCAGTTCATGAAGTTCGGCTGGAAGGTGCTCATCCCGGCCGCGCTGGTGTGGGTGTTCTGCGTGGCGATCGTGCAGGGCGTCCAGCAGTTCACCGACCTGGACGTGCGGGTGTGGGCGATCGGTGCCGCCATCGTGTTGCTGGTCGGCGTCGGCGTGACCTTCCTGATCCCGGAGAAGAAGAAGCCGGAGCAGCCCGACCCGAGCGCCGAACCCTTCGACGCCTTCGCCGACGGCTTCCCGGTACCGCCCCTGCCCGGACAGCAGCTCCCGCCGTCCCCCCGTGCCGCCCGACTGGCCGCTCCGGCGCTGGTCGGTGGCGACGACTCCACCGCCGAGGAGGCGCCCCGTGGCTGA
- a CDS encoding NADH-quinone oxidoreductase subunit J: protein MNNPSTAEAVLFWVLAIVMVAAACGLLFARKAVHAAMSVVLVMICLAFMYVTQDAPFLGVVQVVVYTGAVMMLFLFVLMLVGVDASDSLVETIKGQRWVGWLAGIGLAVVLIGVVVNATFPEVAGLDEANADGNPTGVARIIFGQHVFGLEVVGALLVIAALGALVLTHRTRLKKLIKQPERQALRMKAGGRVTPLPAPGVYARHNAMDVPALDPQGNPIEDSVPRVLRIRGQEAGTASYHADTYRRAVTAVVDSPDDPAALLGTEESEAKPPAAAPGQTSGPTTDVDLGPASTKTETEP, encoded by the coding sequence ATGAACAACCCGTCGACCGCCGAGGCAGTCCTGTTCTGGGTGCTGGCGATCGTCATGGTCGCCGCCGCCTGCGGGCTGCTGTTCGCGCGGAAGGCCGTGCACGCCGCGATGAGCGTCGTGCTCGTGATGATCTGCCTGGCGTTCATGTACGTCACCCAGGACGCCCCCTTCCTCGGGGTGGTCCAGGTGGTCGTCTACACCGGCGCCGTGATGATGCTGTTCCTGTTCGTGCTGATGCTGGTCGGGGTCGACGCCTCGGACTCGCTGGTCGAGACGATCAAGGGCCAGCGCTGGGTCGGCTGGCTGGCGGGCATCGGCCTGGCGGTCGTGCTGATCGGCGTCGTGGTGAACGCGACCTTCCCGGAGGTCGCCGGTCTGGACGAGGCCAATGCCGACGGCAACCCGACCGGGGTCGCGCGGATCATCTTCGGTCAGCACGTCTTCGGCCTGGAGGTGGTCGGCGCCCTGCTGGTGATCGCCGCCCTCGGTGCCCTGGTGCTCACCCACCGCACCCGGCTCAAGAAGCTGATCAAGCAGCCGGAGCGCCAGGCGCTGCGGATGAAGGCCGGCGGGCGGGTCACCCCGCTGCCCGCCCCCGGTGTCTACGCCCGGCACAACGCGATGGACGTCCCGGCACTCGACCCGCAGGGCAACCCGATCGAGGACTCGGTGCCGCGTGTGCTCCGGATCCGCGGCCAGGAGGCCGGTACCGCGAGCTACCACGCCGACACCTACCGCCGCGCGGTCACCGCCGTGGTCGACTCGCCTGATGACCCCGCCGCGCTGCTCGGCACGGAGGAGTCCGAGGCGAAGCCCCCGGCCGCTGCTCCGGGCCAGACCAGCGGACCCACCACGGATGTGGATCTGGGCCCCGCGTCGACGAAGACGGAGACCGAGCCGTGA
- the nuoF gene encoding NADH-quinone oxidoreductase subunit NuoF yields the protein MSQSPTLTPVLSERWDADRSWTLSSYEAHGGYQGLRKALGMDAADLVTLVKDSGLRGRGGAGFPTGLKWSFLPAPDGGPRYLVVNADESEPGTCKDIPLMMADPQVLVEGVAITSYAIGCHHAFIYLRGEVVHVYRRLLQAVEEAYAKGYLGKNILGTGYDLDVTVHAGAGAYICGEETALLDSLEGRRGQPRLKPPFPAVAGLYARPTVVNNVESIASVPGIVRGGSDWFREMGTDKSPGHGIFSLSGHVVRPGQYEAPFGITMRELLEMAGGVREGHELKFWTPGGSSTPIFTAEHLDVPLTYDDVAAAGSMLGTRALQVFDETVSVVKAVSRWTQFYKHESCGKCTPCREGTFWLTQVLGRLEAGQGQQGDIELLLDLCDNILGKAFCALGDGATSPITSAVKYFREEFEAGMHTAADELFPPERSTLFAYTPRRKSGQFAGVHA from the coding sequence ATGTCCCAGTCGCCGACCCTGACCCCGGTGCTCAGCGAGCGGTGGGACGCCGACCGGTCCTGGACCCTGAGCAGCTACGAGGCGCACGGCGGGTACCAGGGGCTGCGCAAGGCCCTGGGCATGGACGCCGCCGACCTGGTCACCCTGGTCAAGGACTCCGGCCTGCGCGGTCGCGGCGGCGCCGGTTTCCCGACCGGGCTGAAGTGGTCCTTCCTGCCCGCCCCCGACGGTGGCCCGCGCTACCTGGTCGTGAACGCGGACGAGTCCGAGCCGGGCACCTGCAAGGACATCCCGCTGATGATGGCCGACCCGCAGGTGCTGGTGGAGGGGGTGGCGATCACCTCCTACGCGATCGGCTGCCACCACGCCTTCATCTACCTGCGCGGCGAGGTCGTGCACGTCTACCGGCGCCTGCTGCAGGCGGTGGAGGAGGCGTACGCCAAGGGCTACCTGGGCAAGAACATCCTCGGCACCGGCTACGACCTGGACGTCACGGTGCACGCCGGGGCCGGGGCGTACATCTGCGGTGAGGAGACCGCGCTGCTCGACTCGCTGGAGGGCCGACGCGGCCAGCCGCGGCTCAAGCCCCCGTTCCCGGCGGTGGCGGGGCTGTACGCCCGGCCGACCGTGGTGAACAACGTGGAGTCGATCGCCTCCGTGCCCGGCATCGTCCGGGGCGGCTCGGACTGGTTCCGGGAGATGGGCACCGACAAATCGCCCGGCCACGGCATCTTCTCGCTGTCCGGCCACGTGGTGCGGCCCGGTCAGTACGAGGCGCCCTTCGGCATCACCATGCGCGAGCTGCTGGAGATGGCCGGTGGTGTCCGGGAGGGTCACGAGCTGAAGTTCTGGACCCCGGGCGGCTCCTCGACGCCGATCTTCACCGCCGAGCACCTGGACGTGCCGTTGACCTACGACGACGTGGCAGCCGCCGGGTCGATGCTCGGCACCCGTGCCCTGCAGGTCTTCGACGAGACGGTGTCCGTGGTCAAGGCGGTCTCGCGCTGGACCCAGTTCTACAAGCACGAGTCCTGCGGCAAGTGCACCCCCTGCCGCGAGGGCACGTTCTGGCTCACCCAGGTGCTCGGTCGCCTGGAGGCCGGGCAGGGGCAGCAGGGCGACATCGAGCTGCTGCTGGACCTGTGCGACAACATCCTCGGCAAGGCGTTCTGCGCCCTCGGCGACGGCGCCACCTCCCCGATCACCTCCGCGGTGAAGTACTTCCGCGAGGAGTTCGAGGCCGGGATGCACACCGCCGCCGACGAGCTGTTCCCGCCGGAGCGCTCGACCCTGTTCGCCTACACGCCCCGTCGGAAGTCGGGTCAGTTCGCGGGAGTCCACGCATGA
- the nuoE gene encoding NADH-quinone oxidoreductase subunit NuoE — protein sequence MTVVNTGRRYDDATHARLAADAAQVLGRYPDARSALLPLLHLVQSEDGYVSPAGIAFCAETLDLSTAQVSAVATFYTQYKRRPNGEYTVGICTNTLCAIMGGDAIWADLTERLGVGNDETTADGKITLERIECNAACDYAPVMMINWEFFDNQTPESAADVVGRLIAGEPVAPSRGPERVGTFKEISRVLAGFNDGHANEGVGAGEPTLRGLALAREHGWSAPEFPSGTPDSGSAPLGAGDTTPDVGEPQSSTDRPAAGATERSGEQVKREHGNEEA from the coding sequence ATGACCGTCGTCAACACGGGCCGTCGGTACGACGACGCGACCCACGCCCGCCTGGCGGCCGACGCCGCCCAGGTGCTCGGCCGCTACCCGGACGCTCGCTCGGCCCTGCTGCCGCTGCTGCACCTGGTGCAGTCCGAGGACGGCTACGTCAGCCCGGCCGGGATCGCGTTCTGCGCCGAGACCCTGGACCTGAGCACCGCCCAGGTGTCGGCGGTGGCGACCTTCTACACCCAGTACAAGCGTCGCCCGAACGGCGAGTACACCGTCGGGATCTGCACCAACACCCTGTGCGCGATCATGGGCGGCGACGCGATCTGGGCGGACCTGACCGAGCGGTTGGGCGTCGGCAACGACGAGACCACCGCCGACGGGAAGATCACCCTGGAGCGGATCGAGTGCAACGCCGCCTGCGACTACGCGCCGGTGATGATGATCAACTGGGAGTTCTTCGACAACCAGACCCCGGAGTCGGCGGCCGACGTGGTGGGTCGGCTGATCGCCGGTGAGCCGGTGGCGCCGAGCCGTGGCCCGGAGCGGGTCGGGACCTTCAAGGAGATCTCCCGGGTGCTGGCCGGGTTCAACGACGGGCACGCGAACGAGGGCGTCGGGGCCGGTGAGCCCACGCTGCGCGGTCTGGCCCTGGCCCGCGAGCACGGCTGGTCCGCGCCGGAATTCCCGAGCGGCACCCCGGACAGCGGCAGCGCCCCGCTGGGTGCCGGTGACACCACCCCGGACGTCGGCGAGCCGCAGTCGTCCACCGACCGACCCGCCGCCGGCGCCACCGAGCGGTCCGGCGAGCAGGTCAAGCGCGAACACGGAAACGAGGAGGCGTGA
- a CDS encoding NADH-quinone oxidoreductase subunit G: MTVTANKADAPAVQDGVTFSIDGIETTVPKGTLVIRAAEQLGIQIPRFCDHPLLAPAGACRQCLVEVWAPGRDGNLAKMPKPQASCTLTATPGMEVRTQRTSAEADKAQHGVMELLLINHPLDCPVCDKGGECPLQNQAMSNGRASTRFVDIKRTFPKPIAVSTQILLDRERCILCQRCTRFSREIAGDPFIDLQKRGAMQQIGRFDADVLGFAGGADGADDDTAPAQDRLTTDGQVLLGTEIPVGPTGPAALAEDGHAFASYFSGNTVQICPVGALTSAAYRFRARPFDLVSTPGVSEHDSNGSAIRVDHRRGVVLRRLAGDDPEVNEEWISDKDRFGFAWQSAADRITSPLIREDGALRPASWAEALEVAAHGLSTAAGVGVLPGGRLTLEDAYAYAKFARVALGTNDVDHRSRPHSAEEADFLAHAVAGTGLGVTFTDLEHAPTVLLAGLEAEEEAGILFLRLRKAVTKGRTRVLAVAPFATRGLDRMNGTLIAAAPGTEPEVLDAITRSSTGRLTDAHDALSADGAVILVGERLAAVPGALSAVLGLAERTHARLAWVPRRAGERGAVDAGALPGLLPGGRPVADPAARVDVAAAWDVEQLPTAPGRSADQILAAAAAGELGALLVGGVDLRDVADPAAARAAVAAAGFVVSLEVRASEVTELADVVLPVAPPVEKPGTFVSWEGRRRPFPQALTSTAMSDHRVLDALADELGVTLGTKTVAQVHAELEAIGSWDGARAAAPSVSAGAAPTIEAGQAVLATWHLLLDAGRLQDGEPFLAGTAKRPVAHASAATAAEIGVVAGGSVRVSTDAGAIVLPLVIDDLPDHVIWLPTAAPGCQVRDSLHAVAGDVVRIAAATGEVTA, encoded by the coding sequence ATGACTGTCACCGCCAACAAGGCCGACGCGCCCGCAGTCCAGGACGGCGTCACCTTCTCGATCGACGGCATCGAGACCACCGTGCCGAAGGGCACCCTGGTGATCCGCGCCGCCGAGCAGCTCGGCATCCAGATCCCGCGGTTCTGCGACCACCCGCTGCTCGCCCCGGCCGGCGCCTGCCGCCAGTGCCTGGTCGAGGTCTGGGCCCCCGGCCGCGACGGCAACCTGGCCAAGATGCCCAAGCCCCAGGCGTCCTGCACCCTGACCGCCACCCCCGGCATGGAGGTGCGCACCCAGCGCACCTCGGCCGAGGCGGACAAGGCGCAGCACGGCGTGATGGAACTGCTGCTGATCAACCACCCGCTGGACTGCCCGGTCTGCGACAAGGGCGGCGAGTGCCCGCTGCAGAACCAGGCGATGTCCAACGGCCGGGCCAGCACCCGGTTCGTGGACATCAAGCGGACCTTCCCCAAGCCGATCGCGGTGTCCACCCAGATCCTGCTGGACCGGGAGCGCTGCATCCTCTGCCAGCGCTGCACCCGGTTCTCCCGCGAGATCGCCGGTGACCCGTTCATCGACCTGCAGAAGCGCGGGGCGATGCAGCAGATCGGTCGCTTCGACGCGGACGTGCTCGGCTTCGCCGGTGGCGCCGACGGCGCCGACGACGACACCGCTCCCGCCCAGGACCGGCTCACCACCGACGGTCAGGTCCTGCTCGGCACCGAGATCCCGGTCGGCCCGACAGGGCCCGCCGCGCTCGCTGAGGACGGCCACGCCTTCGCCTCCTACTTCTCCGGCAACACGGTGCAGATCTGCCCGGTGGGCGCGCTGACCAGCGCCGCGTACCGGTTCCGCGCCCGGCCGTTCGACCTGGTGTCCACCCCGGGCGTCTCCGAGCACGACTCCAACGGCTCCGCGATCCGGGTCGACCACCGCCGCGGCGTGGTGCTGCGCCGGCTCGCCGGGGACGACCCCGAGGTCAACGAGGAGTGGATCAGCGACAAGGACCGGTTCGGCTTCGCGTGGCAGTCCGCCGCCGACCGGATCACCAGTCCGCTGATCCGTGAGGACGGCGCACTGCGTCCCGCCTCCTGGGCCGAGGCGCTGGAGGTCGCCGCTCACGGGCTGTCGACCGCTGCCGGTGTCGGGGTGCTGCCCGGTGGTCGTCTGACCCTGGAGGACGCCTACGCCTACGCCAAGTTCGCCCGGGTGGCGCTCGGCACCAACGACGTGGACCACCGCTCCCGCCCGCACTCGGCCGAGGAGGCCGACTTCCTGGCCCACGCCGTCGCCGGGACCGGACTCGGTGTCACCTTCACCGACCTGGAGCACGCACCCACCGTGCTGCTCGCCGGTCTGGAGGCCGAGGAGGAAGCGGGCATCCTGTTCCTGCGGCTGCGCAAGGCGGTGACCAAGGGCCGCACCCGCGTGCTCGCCGTCGCCCCCTTCGCCACCCGTGGCCTGGACCGGATGAACGGCACGCTGATCGCCGCCGCCCCCGGCACCGAGCCGGAGGTCCTGGACGCGATCACACGGTCGAGCACCGGGCGACTGACCGACGCCCACGACGCGCTCTCCGCCGACGGTGCGGTGATCCTGGTCGGTGAGCGCCTGGCCGCCGTGCCGGGTGCGCTGTCCGCCGTGCTCGGTCTGGCCGAGCGCACCCATGCTCGACTTGCTTGGGTGCCCCGCCGTGCTGGTGAGCGCGGAGCCGTCGACGCCGGTGCCCTGCCGGGTCTGCTGCCCGGCGGTCGTCCGGTCGCCGACCCGGCCGCCCGGGTGGACGTCGCCGCCGCCTGGGACGTCGAGCAGCTGCCGACCGCACCGGGCCGCTCGGCCGACCAGATCCTGGCCGCCGCCGCTGCCGGTGAGCTGGGCGCGCTGCTGGTGGGCGGTGTCGACCTGCGGGACGTCGCCGACCCGGCCGCCGCGCGGGCAGCCGTCGCGGCCGCCGGTTTCGTGGTCTCGCTCGAGGTGCGGGCCTCGGAGGTGACCGAGCTGGCCGATGTGGTGTTGCCGGTCGCCCCGCCGGTGGAGAAGCCGGGCACCTTCGTCAGCTGGGAGGGTCGTCGCCGGCCGTTCCCGCAGGCGCTGACCTCCACCGCGATGTCCGACCACCGGGTGCTGGACGCCCTGGCCGACGAGCTGGGGGTCACCCTCGGCACCAAGACCGTCGCGCAGGTGCACGCCGAACTGGAGGCGATCGGCAGCTGGGACGGCGCACGCGCAGCCGCTCCGTCGGTCAGCGCCGGAGCCGCGCCGACCATCGAGGCCGGTCAGGCGGTGCTGGCGACCTGGCACCTGCTGCTGGACGCGGGCCGCCTGCAGGACGGCGAGCCGTTCCTGGCCGGGACCGCCAAGCGCCCGGTCGCCCACGCCTCGGCCGCCACGGCCGCCGAGATCGGGGTGGTCGCCGGTGGATCGGTCCGGGTCAGCACCGACGCGGGGGCGATCGTGCTCCCGCTGGTGATCGACGACCTGCCCGACCACGTGATCTGGCTGCCCACCGCGGCCCCCGGCTGCCAGGTGCGGGACTCCCTGCACGCGGTGGCCGGTGACGTGGTGCGGATCGCTGCTGCTACTGGGGAGGTGACGGCGTGA
- the nuoI gene encoding NADH-quinone oxidoreductase subunit NuoI, whose amino-acid sequence MPKRSPLEDALGPAAGFGVTIKNFFSKTVTEQYPREPARVKPRFHGRHQLNRYPDGLEKCIGCELCAWACPADAIYVEAADNTAEQQFSPGERYGRVYQINYLRCIFCGLCIEACPTRALTMTNEFELAGPTREGLIFEKQDLLAPLADGMLTAPHPMVEGTTDTEYYRGEVTAPTAAQVDWVAEQRPDDPSLAAARTRAGAGEGQETR is encoded by the coding sequence ATCCCGAAGCGCTCGCCGCTGGAGGACGCCCTCGGGCCGGCCGCCGGGTTCGGCGTGACGATCAAGAACTTCTTCAGCAAGACCGTCACCGAGCAGTACCCGCGCGAACCCGCTCGGGTGAAGCCCCGGTTCCACGGTCGCCACCAGCTGAACCGCTACCCGGACGGGCTGGAGAAGTGCATCGGCTGCGAGCTGTGCGCCTGGGCATGCCCGGCGGACGCGATCTACGTCGAGGCAGCCGACAACACCGCCGAGCAGCAGTTCTCGCCGGGGGAGCGCTACGGCCGCGTCTACCAGATCAACTATCTGCGCTGCATCTTCTGCGGGCTCTGCATCGAGGCGTGCCCGACCCGGGCCCTCACGATGACCAACGAGTTCGAGCTCGCCGGTCCGACCCGGGAGGGCCTGATCTTCGAGAAGCAGGACCTGCTGGCGCCGCTCGCCGACGGCATGCTCACCGCGCCGCACCCGATGGTCGAGGGCACCACGGACACCGAGTACTACCGGGGTGAGGTCACCGCACCGACCGCCGCCCAGGTGGACTGGGTCGCCGAGCAGCGCCCGGACGACCCGTCGCTCGCGGCCGCTCGGACCCGCGCCGGGGCAGGAGAGGGGCAGGAGACCCGATGA